The genomic DNA AATGCCATTTCTAATTTAATTGACAATGCTGTAAAATATGGTGGAAAAAACATAAAAATTAATATAAATTCAATTTTAAATACCACCCAAATCTCTGTTGCAGATGATGGTTTCGGAATTGATAAAAATCAGCAAGAAAAAATATTTGATAAGTTTTATAGAGTTCCTAAAGGAAATACGCATAACGTAAAAGGCTTTGGAATTGGTTTGTATTACAGTAAAAAAATCATAGAAAAACACGATGGAACTTTAACTTTATCATCAACAAAAAATAGTACTATTTTTAAAATAATCTTGCCTAATGAATAATATAAAAGTGCTTTTAGCTGAAGATGAAGCAAGTTTAGGAATGATTGTAAAAGAAAGTTTAGAAACAAGAGGATTCACCGTTTTTCATGCAGAAAATGGTGAAGAAGCTTTAGATATTTATAAAAATGAGCATCCAGATATTTTAGTTTTAGATATAATGATGCCAATAAAAGATGGTTTTACATTAGCAAAAGAAATAAGGTTAGAGAACAAAGCAATTCCTATCATTTTTCTAACAGCAAAATCTCAAACGAATGATGTTTTAGATGGTTTTAAAAAATGGTGGAAACGATTATTTAAAAAAGCCTTTTTCTATGGAAGAGTTAATTGTTAGAATAACAATCTTTATTAAATAGAGTTGGAGTAAAAACAGATACACAAAACATTAAAATAGGAGAATATTTTTTCAATCTAACCAAACAAACACTTACTTTTTCTACCCAAGAGCAAAGACTTACACATAGAGAAGCACAATTATTATTTTATCTTCACAAAAAAAGGAATCAGGTTTTAGACAGAACATTTATTTTAAATAAACTTTGGGGAAGTGATGATTTTTTTAACGCAAGAAGTATGGATGTTTTTATATCTAAACTAAGAAAGAAGTTAAACAAAGATGAAAATATTCAGATTTTAAACGTGCGAGGTTTTGGTTATAAATTGATTTGTTAATTACTTTTCAAATTATAAATTTTGTGTACCTTTATGCACCCTTTTAACCTTATACTTTATAAATATGCACGTTGCAATTGCAGGAAACATTGGCGCTGGTAAAACCACGCTAACCAAACTTTTAGCGAAACATTACAAATGGGAACCTCACTATGAATCTGTAGATGAGAATCCGTATTTAGATGATTTCTACACAGAAATGGAACGTTGGTCTTTTAATTTACAAGTATATTTTTTAAATAGCCGCTTCAGACAAATTTTAGAGTTAAGAGAAACGGGCAAAAACATTATCCAAGATAGAACCATTTATGAAGATGCACATATTTTTGCACCTAATTTACATGCAATGGGTTTAATGACAAATAGAGACTATAGCAATTATTCTTCTTTATTTGAACTGATGGAAAATTTAGTAAAACCGCCAGATTTATTAATTTATCTACGTGCAGATATTTCTACCTTAGTAGGACAAATTCACAAACGTGGTAGAGAATATGAAAATTCCATTTCTATAGATTATTTAAGCAGATTAAATGAACGTTACGAAGCCTTTATTTCTACTTACACAAAAGGTAAAATATTAATAATTGATGTTGATAATTTAGATTTTGTAGACAACCAAGAAGATTTAGGATATATTATAGATCGAATAGATGCTCAAATAAACGGTTTGTTTTAAACAAAATAAGAATCGAATACTATTTTAAATCCGCTCAATTGAGCGGATTTATTGCTTCTAAAATAAATTTAGAGCTTATTCCTAAAAGGCTTTTCTACTAAATTAATTCGGTAGTAAATCGCAATACCAAAAACTAGTATCGTGGCTTGTTTCTTCTTTTTTAGGTTGATGACAATTGTCATCTTCATTGTCATGCAATGTATAGGATCGCATTACTTTTTCACCTATAGAGAAATGAACAGGCTCTTTAAAAATAGGTCCATCATAAACAAATGTATGAAACTCGCCATTTTCTCCACAAACATCAACATTTTCTGGCAAATCTTTTATAAATTGTTCATTTATAATTCTACCAACAAATTCTTCTCCTAACAACTTCGCGTTTACACAAACAGTAATTGCTTTAAAACCTAAATCTAAAAATTCTTGTAATACTTCTTTGGTGTCTTTTTTCCAAAGCGGATACACTCCAGTAATACCAACTTCATTTAATTTTGAATCTCTATATTTCCTTAAATCTTCTAGAAAAATATCACCAAAAATAGTATGTGTGTATTTTTCTTCAACTAAAGAATCCATAGCGTCTTTCATAATTTCAGAATACAAATCCATGGTAACATCTGCAGGAAATTCTATGGTTTTTAAATTGATTCCT from Polaribacter sp. ALD11 includes the following:
- a CDS encoding sensor histidine kinase KdpD, with the protein product MSSVQLKKLHQMVEKLLETATLDSEQLILKKETINIIETIKKLVAKHQFLHSEKQIKFSYNLQPIYLQVDLFHFENAISNLIDNAVKYGGKNIKININSILNTTQISVADDGFGIDKNQQEKIFDKFYRVPKGNTHNVKGFGIGLYYSKKIIEKHDGTLTLSSTKNSTIFKIILPNE
- a CDS encoding deoxynucleoside kinase, coding for MHVAIAGNIGAGKTTLTKLLAKHYKWEPHYESVDENPYLDDFYTEMERWSFNLQVYFLNSRFRQILELRETGKNIIQDRTIYEDAHIFAPNLHAMGLMTNRDYSNYSSLFELMENLVKPPDLLIYLRADISTLVGQIHKRGREYENSISIDYLSRLNERYEAFISTYTKGKILIIDVDNLDFVDNQEDLGYIIDRIDAQINGLF
- a CDS encoding diphthine--ammonia ligase, which produces MKKTYFNWSSGKDSALALYKVLQKSDYNLDLLVTTVNKDFDRVSMHGLRNELLTEQAKSIGINLKTIEFPADVTMDLYSEIMKDAMDSLVEEKYTHTIFGDIFLEDLRKYRDSKLNEVGITGVYPLWKKDTKEVLQEFLDLGFKAITVCVNAKLLGEEFVGRIINEQFIKDLPENVDVCGENGEFHTFVYDGPIFKEPVHFSIGEKVMRSYTLHDNEDDNCHQPKKEETSHDTSFWYCDLLPN